TCAGCGCCTGCAGGTTGGTGCCGGAGCCCGACACGAGGACGACGAGACGAGGGCGAGCGGGCACGCCGGGATTCTAGGGCGTCCCGGCGCTCAGGAACGACGCGGCAGCCGGGCACGGACGGCGCGCAGCGCCCCGCGGACCCGGCCGTCGCTGTCGCGCTGCCACCAGCACACGACCAGCGCGCCGGCCACCCCGCCGATGCCGAACGACGTGATCGCGTGCAGTAGCACGTCGAAGGTGTAGGGCCCGACGTCCTGCATCCGGCCGGGGCCGACGGCGCCGCCGGCGAACACGGTCAGGGCCGCGAGCGCCACGCCCGCCGTGATGCCGCCGGCGCAGCCGCGGATCGCGGCCCGGTCCCAGGCGAGCACGGGTCGGTCTCGCTGCACCTGTCCGGCGACCAGCGCGGCGAGCAGGACGGGCGCGAGCATCAGCCAGTCGGTCCACCACGGCTGGTTGCCCTGGTCGGGCAGCGCGGCGAGCAGCGGGAACATCGGCAGCGGCCCGAGCACGACCGCGGTCGTCGACACGGTCGTGCCGGTGCCGACGGTGAAGCCGGGGCCGAGGAGGTAGGCGCTGCCGAAGAGGAGGGCGTTGGGCAGCAGGAGCAGGGTCAGCGCGACCATCAGCAGCACCGCACCGGCGTCGGCGTGCAGCTGCGAGACGACGTTGGCGGCCGTGGAGAAGTCCAGGACCAGCGCGGCCACGAGGGCGACCAGGCAGATCAGCGCCCAGCGGGTGAGGATCCGGCGAGCGACGAGGGCGACGTCGCGCACGGCTGGGGGGACGACGGGCAGCCAGATCGCCGCACGCCCCGAGCCGAAGGCGATCGCCGGTCCCCCGACGCCGAGACCGAGCAGGACCGACCAGAGCACGACCCGGGCCGGGTCCGGGCCGGACGCCGCGGTGGCCGCGACCGAGGCGGCGAGGACCCCGACGACCGCGTAGGTGACGGTGAACAGCCCGGCGGCGTACGGGACGGTGAGGTCGCGCGCGCCGTCGGCGATCCGGTCGGCGTCGGGGCCGTGGCCGGAGACCGACTCGCCGACCCGGTGGCCGACCCGCCAGACCACCCAGGCGCACAGCAGGGTGAGCCCGAGCGGCATCGCGGTGATCCGGATGCCCTCGACGGCGACCGTCGAGCCGTGGGCC
This region of Nocardioides sp. L-11A genomic DNA includes:
- a CDS encoding DUF6350 family protein translates to MTSLQSPPARRTGPGRSGSASDADLRRQLATTRPLVPTAGIGGVIAAGAPLLVCMAVAVVGWFLTDAGGEGAPSGALRVGAHGWLMAHGSTVAVEGIRITAMPLGLTLLCAWVVWRVGHRVGESVSGHGPDADRIADGARDLTVPYAAGLFTVTYAVVGVLAASVAATAASGPDPARVVLWSVLLGLGVGGPAIAFGSGRAAIWLPVVPPAVRDVALVARRILTRWALICLVALVAALVLDFSTAANVVSQLHADAGAVLLMVALTLLLLPNALLFGSAYLLGPGFTVGTGTTVSTTAVVLGPLPMFPLLAALPDQGNQPWWTDWLMLAPVLLAALVAGQVQRDRPVLAWDRAAIRGCAGGITAGVALAALTVFAGGAVGPGRMQDVGPYTFDVLLHAITSFGIGGVAGALVVCWWQRDSDGRVRGALRAVRARLPRRS